The Phaeacidiphilus oryzae TH49 region CGTCTGGCAGCTGGGCGTCCGCGACCAGGAGCTCTCCACGCTGGGCGGGTGACCGCAGGACTGCCGCGGACCCCCCGGGGCAGTCCGCGCGACTCCTCAGGGCAGCGGGCCGCCACCGGGGAAGCGGCCTTCGGCCCGCAGTTGCCAGCGGCGTTCCGCGTAGGCGAGGTCGTCCCGCCACAGCCGGGCGGCGGTGGCACGCAGCACGGCCCGCAGCACGGGGGCGGCCCGGCGGGCCGCGGCGAACCCGCGGCGCCCCGAGGACGCGATGACGGCCTCGACCACCGCTGTCCGGGGGGCGGTGGCCGAGCGGCGGACGGGGACGGCATGGGTCTCCACCACCGAGCCGGTGCCCTCCCCCTCGGTGATCCGCATGACGACGGTGCGCGGTTCGGGCGCGGTGAACCGGGCCCGGACCGGGACGACGAGCCCCCCGGCCACCTTGAAGGCCACGTCGACGTCCAGGACGTCCCCGTCGCCCGCGGGCGGCCGGACGGTGAGGTCGACGAAGGAGTACGGGTGGAACCAGGCCCCGTGCCAGGGGTCGAGCCGGTTGGCGACCACGTCCTCCGGCTCGCAGCGGCCCTCGACGGTGTAGACCGCGGCCACGCCCTCGCCCGGCGGCGGACGCTCGGGAAGGTACGGAGCCGCCGTCGGTGCCTCTCCCCCGGCGCCGTCCAGGCGGACCCAGAGCAGAACCCCGTCGTCGTGCGCGGGGAACGGCCGCCATCCGGCGTGCGGCCGGCCGGTGAGACGGAGGCCGTGCCAGTGGCAGAGGAGGGTTCCGCAGGCGGTGCGGGCGTCCTTGAGGGGGGCGCCCAGGTGGGGGCAGGCGCCGGGCCCGGCCAGCACCGCGCCGTTCGGCCCGCGCCAGGCCACGACCTCCTGGTCGGCGATGGTGCGGCCGAGGGGCGGGCCGTCCGGGCGCAGCTCGCGGGAGGGGGCCAGGACGTACCAGTTGCCCGAGGGGCGGGCGGTGCAGCGTTCCAGGGCGCGGGCGATCAGGGCCCGGGAGGCCTGCCGCCAGGTGGGCGGCTGGTCCTGCCAGCGGGTGCGGCCGCGGCGACGGCTGAGGGGCAGGGACCTCACGCGGCCCTCCGGGTGTCCGTGCGGGCCAGGGAGCCCTCGGCCGCCGGACCGCCGGCGCCTCCCCGGTGGCGGAGGCGGGCGGCGGCGAGGTGGCGGAGACCGTCTGCGGCCACGGCGATCCGGCGCCGGCGCGACACGGCGGACCTGCGGTGGAGGACGTCGTAGCGGTCGGCGGCGATCGCCCGGAGGATGTCGCCGTAGAGGATGAACGCGGTCCTGACGCAGGGCCGGGAGACAGGGTCGAGCATCTCGATCCCGGGGGCGGCCAGCCGGTACACCCCCCGGGTCAGATCGGCCCCGGCCGCGATCGCGGCCCGGACCCGCCGGTCCCGGGCGCCGGTGCGCCGGCACCACTGCAGGAGCTCGCGGTCCACCCCGTGCGCCCGCAGCAGATCGGCGGGCAGGTAGACCCGGCCGCGGTCGAGGTCCTCGCCGACGTCCCGGAGGAAGTTGGTGAGCTGGAAGGCCACACCGAGGGCGGCGGCGTGTGGAGCGGCCTCCTCGCGGGGGGCGACGGTGCCGAGCACCGGGAGCATCTGGAGCCCGATGACGGCCGCCGAGCCATGGATATAGGAGCGCAGCGCGGTGTAGTCCGGATAGTCGGTGACGTCCAGGTCGCTGCGCATGGCGGCCAGGAAGTCCGCGAAGTGCCGGGCCGGGATCGCGTAGCGGGCGGCGGTGTCGGCCAGGGCCCGCACCACCGGCTGGGCGGCGGAACCTCCGCCGAGGGCGGTGTCCACCTCGCGGGCGAGCCGGTCCAGTGCCCTCTCCCGCTGGGTGCGGTCGGCGGTGCTGTGGAGGTCGTCGACGATCTCGTCGGCCCAGCGGGCGAAGCCGTACAGGGCGTGCACCGCCGGGCGCCGCTCGGTGGTGAGCAGCCGGGTGGCGAGGAAGTAGGTCTTGCCGTGGCGGGCGTTCAGCCGGCGGCACAGCTCGTAGTCCCGGCGCAGCGCGGCATCGGTGATGCCGGCGGCGTCGAGTTCTCGGCCGGTCATGGGGTGGCCTTTCCGGTGGGCGGCACGAGGGCGCGGCGGCGGGCACGGGCGGGACGGCCGCCGGCGCCGGTGATCCGGGCGGCGGCGAGCTTGCCGGAGATCAGCACGGTGGGGACGCCGACGCCGGGGGTGGTGCCGCAGCCGGCCAGGACCGCGTTGGCGGTGCCGCGCACCAGGTTCCGGGGGCGGAAGGGCCCGGTCTGGGCGAAGGTGTGGGCGGCCGAGAAGGGGGTGCCGGCGGCATGGCCCTGAGCGGCCCAGTCGGCCGGGGTGACCAGCGTCTCGGCCTCCACCGACGCGGCCAGCCCGGACAGGCCCCGATGCTCCAGCTCGCGCAGCAGGCTGTCGCGGTAGCGGGGGCCGAGGGACTCCCAGGCCGCGGCCGTCGGGCCGATCTCCGTGTTGGGACAGGGGGCGAGGACGTAGTGGAGCTCGCGTCCGGGCGGGGCCAGGCCGGGGTCGCTGGCGGTGGGCCGGGTGATCAGCAGCGAGGGGTCGCTCATCAGCTCGCCGGTACGGGTGAGCTGGTCGAAGGTGCTCCGCCAGGCCCGGCCGAAGGACAGCGTGTGGTGGCCGAGCCCCGGCCAGCTGCGGGTGGTCCCCAGATGGAGGACGACGGCCGAGGGCGAGTGCCGCAGCGGCAGCGGGCGGCGCGGGCGGCGGCCCAGCAGCCGGTAGGAGAGCGGCAGTTCGGGGGTGAGCACCACCGCGTCGCAGGCGAT contains the following coding sequences:
- a CDS encoding DUF5914 domain-containing protein; the encoded protein is MRSLPLSRRRGRTRWQDQPPTWRQASRALIARALERCTARPSGNWYVLAPSRELRPDGPPLGRTIADQEVVAWRGPNGAVLAGPGACPHLGAPLKDARTACGTLLCHWHGLRLTGRPHAGWRPFPAHDDGVLLWVRLDGAGGEAPTAAPYLPERPPPGEGVAAVYTVEGRCEPEDVVANRLDPWHGAWFHPYSFVDLTVRPPAGDGDVLDVDVAFKVAGGLVVPVRARFTAPEPRTVVMRITEGEGTGSVVETHAVPVRRSATAPRTAVVEAVIASSGRRGFAAARRAAPVLRAVLRATAARLWRDDLAYAERRWQLRAEGRFPGGGPLP
- a CDS encoding phytoene/squalene synthase family protein, with amino-acid sequence MTGRELDAAGITDAALRRDYELCRRLNARHGKTYFLATRLLTTERRPAVHALYGFARWADEIVDDLHSTADRTQRERALDRLAREVDTALGGGSAAQPVVRALADTAARYAIPARHFADFLAAMRSDLDVTDYPDYTALRSYIHGSAAVIGLQMLPVLGTVAPREEAAPHAAALGVAFQLTNFLRDVGEDLDRGRVYLPADLLRAHGVDRELLQWCRRTGARDRRVRAAIAAGADLTRGVYRLAAPGIEMLDPVSRPCVRTAFILYGDILRAIAADRYDVLHRRSAVSRRRRIAVAADGLRHLAAARLRHRGGAGGPAAEGSLARTDTRRAA